One part of the Patescibacteria group bacterium genome encodes these proteins:
- a CDS encoding proton-conducting transporter membrane subunit gives MELILLITILIAAALINISVKNRIVIEFLSVGASIVAFLGSTIIALKVSDFGIYSPSVFFSVDSLGAIVMLIIALVGLAATVYSVQYLRRETAQNIIGFTRVKQYFVLLDLFLAAMFLAVTTSNPIFAWISIEATTLSTAFLISFYNKPAAMEAAWKYLIINSIGLLLGFLGTLLYFTYVNSLPGNGFADWQLLTATAAYLNPALAKIAFIFVLIGYGTKIGLAPMHTWLPDAHSKAPIPISALLSGVLLNVAFIVMLRFKLITDASIGPDFSRQLLIVFGLLSVVVASLINFTQKNYKRLLAYHSIENMGIATLGFGFGGLGVYAAMLHIIYHALIKSALFLSSGIIFLKYGSTRIAKVRGIITTLPVTGVLFLIGFFIITGTPPFGMFFTKILVFSAGIKTYPTVTIVALFSAAILFISFFHHATTMVFGKKPPEINRGKENAWLTFPPLVLIAVVFYLSFSLPPFLYKLITNAVLQY, from the coding sequence ATGGAATTAATACTTCTAATTACAATATTAATAGCTGCGGCGCTGATAAATATATCAGTTAAAAACAGAATTGTTATTGAATTTCTTTCTGTCGGCGCCTCCATTGTTGCTTTCCTTGGATCTACTATCATAGCGTTAAAGGTTTCCGATTTCGGAATTTATTCTCCTTCGGTCTTTTTCTCGGTTGATTCGCTTGGGGCGATTGTTATGCTTATTATTGCCCTGGTCGGTCTTGCCGCTACCGTTTATTCCGTCCAATATCTCCGGAGAGAAACTGCCCAAAATATCATCGGATTTACCAGGGTAAAGCAATATTTCGTCCTGCTGGACCTTTTTTTAGCGGCGATGTTCTTAGCGGTAACAACCAGTAATCCGATTTTTGCCTGGATCTCCATCGAAGCAACAACGCTTTCCACCGCTTTCCTCATTAGTTTTTACAATAAACCGGCAGCCATGGAGGCGGCCTGGAAGTATCTGATCATCAATTCGATTGGTTTGCTGCTGGGTTTCTTAGGAACACTTTTGTATTTCACTTACGTAAATTCATTACCCGGAAACGGATTTGCCGACTGGCAATTACTGACTGCAACTGCCGCATATCTTAATCCGGCGCTTGCGAAAATCGCATTTATTTTTGTACTCATCGGTTACGGAACCAAAATCGGACTTGCGCCAATGCATACGTGGCTGCCTGATGCGCACAGCAAAGCGCCGATACCTATCAGCGCGCTGCTTTCAGGGGTGCTTTTAAATGTTGCGTTCATCGTAATGCTGCGATTTAAATTAATCACCGACGCATCCATCGGTCCTGATTTTTCCCGGCAACTACTAATTGTTTTTGGTCTGCTCTCGGTTGTAGTTGCGTCACTGATTAACTTCACTCAAAAAAATTATAAACGCCTGCTTGCTTACCACAGCATTGAAAATATGGGCATTGCGACTCTTGGGTTCGGTTTTGGCGGATTGGGAGTTTATGCCGCAATGCTCCACATCATTTATCATGCCCTTATAAAATCCGCGCTCTTTTTATCTTCCGGCATAATATTTTTAAAATACGGTTCCACGAGGATCGCCAAAGTGCGAGGGATTATCACCACCCTGCCGGTTACCGGCGTATTATTTTTAATCGGATTTTTTATCATTACCGGTACGCCGCCGTTTGGAATGTTTTTCACAAAAATACTTGTCTTTTCCGCCGGCATAAAAACATATCCCACCGTAACCATTGTCGCCTTATTTTCGGCGGCTATATTATTTATTTCGTTCTTTCATCATGCCACCACGATGGTGTTTGGAAAAAAACCGCCGGAAATAAACCGGGGGAAAGAAAACGCCTGGCTTACTTTTCCGCCGCTCGTGCTTATTGCCGTTGTTTTTTATTTAAGTTTTTCTCTCCCGCCATTTTTGTATAAGTTAATTACCAACGCTGTTTTACAATACTGA